The nucleotide sequence ACTATGTATGCCTCTTGATGTTCTGACATGTGTTTCTCCTCCACTCAAAATATAGAACAATCAATAATCTAAAtcaggttctttttctttcctttagcaAATGGTTTTCAAATCTTGAGCCTtagttcatatattttaaaaaatataaaaaacaaacgtCAAGACCAGTTAAGACATGAATGCAAATACATATACGTGCAAATACATATACAATCCTAAGAGCCCTTCAACTTGGGGAGTATTTTGCTATATAAACTTAGATTTATTCTATTTCCCTGgtccttattttctattttatcatgATCACATTATAACTTTTTCTAAAAAAGCCACTTCAAATTCTTGGTGGAATTTAGTgggtaaaaatttaaatgttttaatactgTGGATAATGACTGACATATTACCAGCATACAATAACAGAATTTTGTCATACTAACGTAACTATGGACCGACACTGTTTTCACATTACCTTCTATGAAGTCATTTTCATTAAATACCAGTTTTTCTCCAAGGGGACCATCCTCATCTTCCTGTTCATCGTCTTCATCAGGATTATTAATGACCTCCAAGCCAGCTTCAATAACTTCTACCAATTCATCTCGCTTATCTTTTCTAACTGGTTTTTCCTCAGGATGGCGAGTGAGACCCATTTCTAACTGGAATACTTTCATTAAGGTAAAACTTTCAAAGGGAATGACTCCATACTCACTAGGTAGTTTGGCTCCTATGCTAACTTCAGCTTTGTCAATTTGTGAATGAAGAAACTCTAAAAGATCACTAGGTGCTTGCTCTTTGTTGCCTTGATAGCCTATGCCATTAGCCCCTACATTCTTTCTCTCTTGCAGTGATCTCATCTTCTCACTCATTTCTTGCAATTCTTGTTTTAATTGGGCAATCTGGCGTTTCAGACTGGTTGCTCTGGTTTGATAATGTTCTTCCTGCTCCTGTAGGAGGGCTTGATAATACTCTTTACCATAATTTTCCCCAACGATACCGGGAAGAGATGCATTTCCATCAGTCTGGGGGGCACATTCCAGAAGgtacaaaaataatattaaactgCAG is from Globicephala melas chromosome 16, mGloMel1.2, whole genome shotgun sequence and encodes:
- the CSGALNACT2 gene encoding chondroitin sulfate N-acetylgalactosaminyltransferase 2 isoform X4 is translated as MPRRGLILQTRTHWLLLGLALLCSLILFLYLLECAPQTDGNASLPGIVGENYGKEYYQALLQEQEEHYQTRATSLKRQIAQLKQELQEMSEKMRSLQERKNVGANGIGYQGNKEQAPSDLLEFLHSQIDKAEVSIGAKLPSEYGVIPFESFTLMKVFQLEMGLTRHPEEKPVRKDKRDELVEVIEAGLEVINNPDEDDEQEDEDGPLGEKLVFNENDFIEGYYRTERDKGTLYELFFKKADLTEYRHVTLFRPFGPLMKVKSEMIDITRSIINIIVPLAERTEAFAQFMQNFRDVCIHQDKRIHLTVVYFGKEGLSKVKSILESVTSCGHSLRVQLWPAILLESFN
- the CSGALNACT2 gene encoding chondroitin sulfate N-acetylgalactosaminyltransferase 2 isoform X3, producing the protein MPRRGLILQTRTHWLLLGLALLCSLILFLYLLECAPQTDGNASLPGIVGENYGKEYYQALLQEQEEHYQTRATSLKRQIAQLKQELQEMSEKMRSLQERKNVGANGIGYQGNKEQAPSDLLEFLHSQIDKAEVSIGAKLPSEYGVIPFESFTLMKVFQLEMGLTRHPEEKPVRKDKRDELVEVIEAGLEVINNPDEDDEQEDEDGPLGEKLVFNENDFIEGYYRTERDKGTLYELFFKKADLTEYRHVTLFRPFGPLMKVKSEMIDITRSIINIIVPLAERTEAFAQFMQNFRDVCIHQDKRIHLTVVYFGKEGLSKVKSILESVTRLASSTCEVYGCWRLWAHIFSALPSERKELSPRSS